From a single Acidobacteriota bacterium genomic region:
- a CDS encoding PDZ domain-containing protein, with protein MSVRILLFFVCLLSLHGINATASPMPFQMPAVSDKFIAFCYANEIWVVDRNGGEARRLTSVQAAEKLAPVFSPDGSQIAFSMNVGGNLDVYVMPVAGGEPRRLTYHPKEDVAVGWTPDGKAILFRSRRLSDDTHQLYTISAAGGFEKALPLPIAWTGSYASDGAHLAYNPLSDPTRTWRNYRGGQTSAIWIAELATSRIEKLPRENSNDRNPLWIDNKIYFLSDRTFTTNLFVYDPQTRKTSQVTNFEKYDIKAAAAGAGAIVFVQDGAIQVYDLNSKQTRTVSIKIPANDWAEIKPRTIKAARWIRAFNLSNDGRQALFGGRGDILTVSADGKAFRNLTQTSNAAERAPVGSPDGKWIAYYSDESGEYQLHIRSTATDEIKKIAIEPQPSFYLEPVWSPDSRKLAFYDKRLNIWYVDIEKRQATRVDTAYRFDNSPAPAWSPDSRWLAYTKTQPNYLRGLFIYSLDKAKSYQVSNERFDADSPAFDKNGKYLYFTSSANAGPRKVFGMSSFQFRNTVLRSIYAVVLDKDEPSPLMPVANPSENPENTPGIDVEGITERVVRLPIPARDYAGILAGKAGTLFIFESGIQAPNVIHKFDVTTRKFEKFIENAGGLVISDDGSRLMFPRGGAYYIVSTEAQPKSDEGRLDLMNAEWQITPRDEWQQMYNESWRLMRDYFYDANLHGQNLAALKEHYAAYLPNVVTRSDLLVVFREMFSHMTVSHMQVGGGDAPPAGQANVGMLGADFEINQGRYQITRIYRGDNSEPILTSPLTQPGVKVTVGDYLIAIDGQEIKADENVFKYFQGKAGRPAQLKVAAKPDGSNARTYMVILSPGENILRLYDWIQENRRKVAEASGGKLGYIYLPDTGAAGYEEFTRDFYAYLDKQGVIIDERYNSGGAPADYFIDMLGRMPLSTYTFREGADMNFPVATIPGPRVMIINEYAGSGGDTLPWMFRAASVGTLVGKRTWGGGIGGFVAMPELIDGGRMLAPNRAFYNPKTGNWDIENNGVAPDVEVELDPQAFRKGRDLQLEKAIQLALENLKKQPAPQIKKPKRPLYP; from the coding sequence ATGTCCGTGCGAATTCTGCTATTTTTCGTTTGTCTGTTAAGTCTTCACGGCATCAATGCGACAGCCTCGCCGATGCCGTTTCAAATGCCCGCCGTCAGCGATAAATTCATCGCTTTCTGTTACGCCAATGAGATATGGGTGGTTGACCGCAACGGCGGCGAAGCGCGGCGGCTTACCAGCGTTCAAGCCGCGGAAAAACTTGCGCCGGTATTTTCTCCTGATGGTTCGCAAATCGCTTTTTCAATGAATGTCGGCGGCAATCTCGATGTTTATGTGATGCCGGTTGCGGGCGGCGAGCCGCGCCGCCTCACCTATCATCCGAAAGAAGATGTAGCCGTAGGCTGGACACCGGATGGCAAAGCGATTCTTTTTCGCTCGCGACGCCTCAGTGATGATACGCATCAACTGTACACCATTTCAGCGGCGGGCGGATTTGAAAAAGCCTTGCCGTTGCCGATTGCCTGGACAGGTTCATATGCCAGCGATGGCGCGCATCTGGCATACAATCCGTTAAGTGACCCGACACGCACCTGGCGCAATTATCGCGGCGGGCAAACCTCTGCCATCTGGATTGCCGAACTTGCCACCAGTCGGATTGAAAAATTGCCGCGTGAAAATTCCAATGACCGCAATCCCCTGTGGATTGACAATAAAATCTATTTTTTGTCCGACCGCACCTTTACGACTAACCTTTTCGTTTATGACCCGCAAACCAGGAAGACCAGTCAAGTAACCAATTTTGAAAAGTACGACATCAAAGCGGCGGCAGCAGGAGCAGGCGCAATCGTCTTTGTTCAAGATGGCGCCATTCAGGTTTACGATTTAAACAGCAAACAAACCCGCACCGTAAGCATTAAAATTCCCGCAAACGATTGGGCGGAAATTAAACCGCGAACTATTAAAGCTGCCCGTTGGATTCGCGCTTTCAATTTATCGAATGATGGCAGGCAGGCGCTGTTTGGCGGGCGCGGTGATATTTTAACCGTGAGCGCCGATGGCAAAGCGTTTCGCAATCTCACGCAAACCAGTAATGCAGCAGAGCGCGCGCCTGTCGGTTCGCCGGATGGAAAATGGATTGCTTATTACTCGGACGAATCCGGCGAATATCAATTGCACATTCGCTCTACGGCGACCGATGAAATTAAAAAGATTGCCATTGAACCGCAGCCTTCGTTTTATCTGGAACCCGTTTGGTCTCCCGATTCCAGAAAGCTGGCGTTTTACGATAAACGCTTGAACATCTGGTACGTTGATATTGAAAAGCGCCAGGCTACTCGTGTTGATACGGCGTATCGTTTCGATAATAGTCCTGCGCCCGCCTGGTCGCCCGACAGCCGTTGGCTCGCTTATACCAAAACGCAGCCCAATTATTTGCGCGGGCTGTTCATTTATTCACTCGACAAGGCGAAAAGTTATCAGGTGAGCAATGAACGATTCGATGCCGATTCGCCTGCTTTTGATAAAAATGGCAAGTATCTTTATTTCACATCGAGCGCCAACGCCGGACCGCGAAAAGTTTTCGGTATGTCATCCTTTCAATTCAGAAATACGGTCTTGCGCAGCATCTATGCTGTGGTGCTCGATAAAGATGAACCCTCGCCGCTGATGCCTGTTGCAAACCCATCGGAGAACCCAGAGAACACGCCCGGCATTGATGTCGAAGGCATCACAGAGCGAGTCGTTCGACTACCAATTCCGGCGCGGGATTATGCGGGAATCCTGGCGGGCAAAGCCGGAACCTTGTTTATATTTGAGTCGGGTATTCAAGCGCCGAATGTAATTCACAAATTCGATGTCACGACGCGCAAGTTCGAGAAGTTCATTGAAAATGCCGGTGGGTTGGTTATCTCAGACGATGGCAGCCGGTTGATGTTTCCGAGAGGCGGCGCTTATTACATCGTTTCGACTGAAGCTCAGCCAAAAAGCGATGAAGGAAGACTTGATTTAATGAACGCCGAATGGCAAATCACGCCGCGCGATGAATGGCAACAGATGTACAACGAATCGTGGCGACTCATGCGCGATTATTTTTATGACGCTAATCTGCACGGGCAAAACCTTGCGGCTTTGAAAGAGCACTATGCCGCATACCTGCCAAATGTGGTTACACGAAGCGACCTGCTGGTGGTCTTTCGTGAAATGTTTTCGCACATGACCGTAAGTCATATGCAGGTCGGTGGTGGCGATGCGCCACCCGCAGGGCAGGCAAATGTCGGAATGCTCGGCGCGGATTTTGAAATCAATCAAGGTCGCTATCAAATCACCCGCATCTATCGCGGTGATAATTCGGAACCGATACTCACATCGCCGCTCACACAGCCGGGCGTGAAGGTTACGGTCGGCGATTACCTCATCGCCATTGACGGACAGGAAATCAAAGCCGATGAAAATGTCTTTAAATATTTTCAAGGCAAAGCCGGACGCCCCGCGCAACTCAAAGTCGCCGCGAAGCCTGATGGCAGCAATGCGCGAACCTATATGGTGATTTTGAGTCCCGGCGAAAATATCTTGCGGCTTTACGATTGGATTCAGGAGAATCGCCGCAAAGTCGCCGAAGCCTCAGGCGGCAAACTCGGCTACATCTATCTGCCGGATACGGGCGCGGCGGGTTACGAAGAGTTCACGCGGGATTTCTATGCTTACCTGGATAAACAGGGCGTGATTATTGATGAACGCTATAATAGCGGTGGCGCGCCCGCCGATTATTTCATTGATATGCTGGGGCGCATGCCGCTTTCGACGTACACCTTTCGCGAAGGCGCGGATATGAATTTTCCGGTGGCGACCATCCCTGGCCCGCGCGTCATGATTATCAATGAATATGCGGGTTCGGGCGGCGACACCTTGCCCTGGATGTTTCGCGCCGCAAGTGTTGGTACACTAGTTGGCAAACGCACCTGGGGCGGCGGCATTGGCGGATTTGTGGCGATGCCCGAATTGATTGATGGCGGCAGGATGCTTGCGCCGAATCGCGCATTCTATAATCCTAAGACCGGCAACTGGGATATTGAAAACAACGGCGTCGCGCCCGATGTCGAAGTCGAACTTGACCCCCAGGCATTTCGCAAGGGGCGTGATTTGCAGTTGGAAAAAGCCATTCAACTGGCGTTGGAGAATTTGAAAAAGCAGCCCGCGCCGCAAATCAAAAAACCGAAGAGACCGCTCTACCCGTAA